From a region of the uncultured Desulfatiglans sp. genome:
- a CDS encoding TRAP transporter, DctM subunit codes for MELSHLIVMLILIGSMASLVPVFMCLFFTAVLGFALYTDLPLLLLAQSLFRSMDNFALVVVLYFILCGNIMTAGSIVDKLIKVANVMVSWLPGGLGMAGVIACGLFGAISGSTVATVVALGGFMIPALMENGYQEKYTLGLMTTSPNLGVIIPPSIGMILYCMISNVSLEALFMTGFLPGILIIFGVCLYSYLYYRKRTDFVRMPVPNAKQVLAVVKESFWSLMLPVIIFGGIFSGAFTANEAAVVACVYAFIVEIFIHKSMKLSAVKRITINSAVTSATLLIIVAGATCFGRYLTLEGIPGKLTEAVLSSIQSPWVFLMAMNILLLFIGMFMDIISATMILGPVFLPMLGAFGIDPLHFGLILTVNLGIGYCTPPMGVSLYITGAIANRDLIYVSRAVMPFIAIQIAVLLLMTYLPDAVLWLPRVFGFAQ; via the coding sequence ATGGAGCTGAGCCACCTCATCGTTATGCTGATCCTCATCGGGAGCATGGCTTCCCTCGTTCCCGTCTTCATGTGCCTTTTTTTCACCGCCGTGTTGGGATTCGCACTGTACACCGATCTGCCCCTTCTCCTTCTGGCTCAAAGCCTCTTTCGCAGCATGGACAACTTCGCGCTGGTGGTGGTGTTGTACTTCATCCTCTGCGGCAACATCATGACGGCCGGATCCATCGTCGACAAGCTGATCAAAGTGGCCAACGTCATGGTGAGCTGGCTCCCGGGGGGCCTTGGGATGGCCGGCGTCATCGCCTGCGGTCTGTTCGGCGCCATTTCGGGTTCGACCGTGGCGACCGTTGTCGCCCTGGGCGGTTTCATGATCCCCGCCCTCATGGAAAACGGCTACCAGGAGAAGTACACCCTCGGCCTCATGACCACCTCCCCCAACCTCGGCGTGATCATCCCCCCGAGCATCGGGATGATCCTTTACTGCATGATCAGCAACGTCTCTCTGGAAGCCCTGTTCATGACCGGGTTCCTGCCTGGGATCCTGATTATCTTCGGCGTCTGTCTATACTCCTATTTGTACTACCGTAAACGGACCGATTTCGTTCGGATGCCGGTGCCCAATGCCAAGCAGGTTCTCGCTGTCGTCAAGGAAAGCTTCTGGTCCCTGATGCTCCCGGTCATCATCTTCGGGGGGATCTTCTCGGGCGCTTTCACAGCCAACGAGGCCGCCGTCGTGGCGTGCGTCTATGCCTTCATCGTCGAAATCTTCATCCACAAGTCCATGAAGTTGAGCGCCGTCAAACGGATCACGATCAATTCAGCTGTAACCTCCGCGACCCTTCTGATCATCGTTGCGGGAGCCACCTGTTTCGGACGCTATCTTACGCTCGAAGGCATTCCCGGCAAACTGACCGAGGCCGTACTGTCCAGCATCCAGTCTCCCTGGGTCTTCCTGATGGCCATGAATATCCTCCTGCTCTTCATCGGCATGTTCATGGACATCATCTCCGCGACCATGATCCTGGGGCCGGTCTTTCTGCCGATGCTCGGTGCCTTCGGCATCGATCCCCTGCACTTCGGACTCATCCTGACCGTCAATCTGGGCATCGGTTACTGTACGCCGCCCATGGGGGTCAGTCTCTATATCACCGGCGCAATCGCCAATCGCGATCTGATATATGTATCGCGTGCCGTCATGCCTTTTATCGCGATTCAGATCGCCGTGCTTTTACTCATGACCTATTTGCCGGACGCCGTGCTCTGGTTGCCTCGAGTCTTCGGCTTCGCCCAGTAG
- a CDS encoding TRAP transporter, DctQ-like membrane protein — translation MFSKILGVVDKILSFIEDWILFIATMAALISLFFAVILRYGFNYSLAWSEELVREVIIVTTFIGCSAAIKARSMIKIDALVQLVPKLKTPLTFFSNLVAMVFAIMMIYYGWDMAALQVATHQKTIILEIPLVYLYAVLPTMGIMMVFRLIQVMYEDVQELRKPAESV, via the coding sequence ATGTTTTCAAAAATTCTTGGTGTCGTCGACAAGATCCTCAGCTTCATCGAGGACTGGATTCTATTTATCGCGACCATGGCCGCGCTGATCTCCCTGTTCTTCGCTGTGATTCTGCGGTACGGTTTCAACTATTCACTCGCATGGTCCGAGGAACTCGTCAGGGAGGTCATCATCGTCACCACGTTTATCGGCTGCAGCGCCGCCATCAAGGCACGCTCCATGATCAAGATCGACGCCTTGGTCCAACTCGTTCCCAAGCTCAAAACCCCCTTGACTTTTTTCAGCAACCTGGTTGCCATGGTGTTCGCCATCATGATGATCTATTACGGATGGGACATGGCCGCCCTCCAGGTCGCCACCCATCAGAAGACCATCATCTTGGAGATTCCGCTTGTATATCTATATGCTGTCTTGCCTACTATGGGCATCATGATGGTTTTCAGACTCATTCAGGTCATGTACGAGGACGTTCAGGAATTGCGCAAACCGGCGGAAAGCGTCTGA
- a CDS encoding TRAP-type C4-dicarboxylate transport system, periplasmic component produces the protein MKKLGLSVLVGLIGMVLLVGGAWAQAPSLDAWKPKFDPSTAKYKCIVSNVSHPVLKGTYTGFAFRDALWERSGGQIYVDFKPFSMLGGEVEVLNQLQMGAIQGMGVSSVASTNLGPRFGLINLPFLVDSFDKLDKFVNSGQLFDHFMMAMDHQGIMGLDITGYGNYGWATTVPVRTIEDAKQVKFRIAEAAVNKMLYGAWGFNPVVMPWPDVPVALKQGVITGLDHTPSVCNITKKFEVAKYFTQVNYAQGLFIWIFNKAWFNSLPADLQQTFKDTLREVAVKVREETVQQEVDQIADAKSKGIEFFQLSAEEAAILKKQGNVVHENYRAEINKLYPGDTYKPENYLKEVQDYIGYTE, from the coding sequence ATGAAGAAGCTAGGGTTGTCGGTACTGGTCGGTCTGATTGGGATGGTGCTTCTGGTCGGGGGGGCTTGGGCGCAGGCACCGTCCCTCGATGCGTGGAAACCCAAATTCGACCCGTCTACTGCGAAATACAAATGCATCGTTTCAAACGTTTCCCATCCTGTCTTGAAAGGCACCTACACCGGCTTCGCCTTCAGAGATGCCCTGTGGGAACGCTCGGGCGGACAGATTTACGTTGATTTCAAACCCTTTTCCATGCTTGGCGGCGAAGTCGAGGTACTCAACCAACTGCAGATGGGCGCCATTCAGGGGATGGGCGTGAGTTCGGTGGCCTCCACCAACCTCGGACCCCGCTTCGGCCTCATCAACCTGCCCTTCCTCGTCGACTCCTTCGACAAATTGGATAAATTCGTCAACAGCGGCCAACTGTTCGACCATTTCATGATGGCCATGGACCACCAAGGGATCATGGGCCTCGACATCACCGGCTACGGCAACTATGGATGGGCCACGACAGTCCCCGTGCGCACCATCGAAGACGCCAAGCAGGTGAAGTTCCGGATCGCCGAAGCCGCGGTCAACAAAATGCTTTATGGCGCCTGGGGCTTCAACCCGGTGGTCATGCCTTGGCCGGATGTCCCCGTCGCTCTGAAACAGGGGGTTATCACGGGTCTGGATCACACGCCTTCCGTGTGCAACATCACCAAGAAATTCGAGGTGGCGAAGTATTTTACTCAGGTCAACTACGCTCAAGGCCTTTTTATCTGGATCTTCAACAAGGCTTGGTTCAACTCCCTGCCGGCCGACCTGCAGCAGACTTTCAAGGACACACTGCGTGAAGTCGCCGTAAAAGTCCGTGAAGAAACGGTCCAGCAGGAAGTGGATCAAATCGCTGACGCAAAGTCCAAGGGCATCGAGTTCTTCCAGCTTTCGGCGGAAGAAGCCGCCATCCTGAAGAAGCAGGGGAACGTCGTCCACGAAAATTACAGAGCCGAGATCAACAAACTGTACCCCGGCGACACCTACAAACCTGAAAACTACCTGAAAGAAGTCCAGGATTACATCGGTTATACGGAATAA
- a CDS encoding Response regulator receiver domain protein has protein sequence MAQKSYLDGISILAVDDEEDVLDTIVEALEMSKVDTAADYETALQKIRNRPYDLAILDIMGVNGLELLEKTVEKGIPTVMLTAHAISADTLMASIRKGAISYLPKEKLSELEHILDELLTALAAGKPTWQVLFDKLGGYFDDKFGPDWKAKDKEFWSEFSRTYHISKGIQSRLKHDKRILSKGI, from the coding sequence ATGGCGCAAAAGTCCTACCTTGATGGCATTTCGATCCTAGCAGTCGATGACGAAGAGGATGTTCTGGATACCATTGTAGAAGCGTTGGAGATGTCAAAGGTCGACACGGCCGCCGATTACGAAACTGCGCTTCAGAAGATCCGGAACAGGCCTTACGACCTTGCCATTCTCGACATCATGGGCGTCAACGGTCTCGAACTTCTTGAGAAAACCGTGGAAAAAGGCATTCCCACCGTCATGCTCACCGCCCATGCGATCAGCGCCGATACGCTCATGGCTTCTATACGCAAAGGCGCAATTTCTTATCTTCCCAAAGAAAAATTATCCGAACTCGAACATATACTCGACGAACTGCTCACTGCACTCGCTGCGGGCAAACCCACCTGGCAGGTCCTTTTTGATAAGCTGGGGGGGTATTTCGACGATAAATTCGGCCCTGACTGGAAGGCAAAAGACAAGGAATTCTGGTCGGAATTCAGCCGAACCTATCATATCAGTAAAGGCATTCAGAGCAGATTGAAACACGACAAGCGGATACTCTCGAAAGGCATCTGA
- a CDS encoding putative fatty acid metabolism regulator protein (Evidence 3 : Putative function from multiple computational evidences) encodes MSHINQNLRKKNREKYQRIIRAATKIFARKGFFQAKIAEIAREAGVADGTIYIYFENKDDILISLFEEQMKGVIDNMVSHLALEKDPIGKLRCFAVTHLRLIEENKDMAEIIQVELRQSGKFMKEYKNEKFSQYLDLIEDIIKEGQQSGAFRKDVIPTVAKRAFFGALDEMSRFWVLSSRKQYDIKTAAEQISEFFLCGIKE; translated from the coding sequence ATGAGCCATATTAATCAGAATCTTCGCAAAAAAAACAGGGAAAAATACCAGCGCATCATCCGGGCAGCGACGAAGATTTTTGCGAGGAAGGGCTTTTTTCAGGCCAAGATCGCTGAGATTGCACGGGAGGCCGGTGTCGCTGACGGCACCATTTACATTTACTTCGAGAACAAGGACGATATCCTGATCAGTCTTTTCGAGGAGCAGATGAAGGGGGTCATCGACAACATGGTCAGTCATCTGGCGCTCGAGAAGGACCCGATCGGGAAGCTGCGATGTTTCGCCGTGACCCATTTGCGCCTGATCGAGGAAAACAAGGATATGGCGGAGATTATCCAGGTCGAACTGCGGCAGAGCGGGAAGTTCATGAAGGAGTACAAGAACGAGAAGTTCTCCCAGTACCTCGATTTGATCGAGGACATCATCAAAGAAGGGCAACAGTCCGGTGCATTTCGAAAGGATGTGATCCCCACGGTCGCAAAGAGGGCGTTTTTTGGCGCCCTGGATGAAATGTCACGATTCTGGGTATTGTCAAGTCGTAAACAATATGATATTAAAACGGCGGCCGAGCAGATCAGCGAGTTTTTTTTGTGTGGAATCAAGGAGTAA
- the etfB gene encoding Electron transfer flavoprotein subunit beta, whose amino-acid sequence MNIIVCLKQVPDTETQIKIAADGKGIVADDIKWVMNPYDEFGVEEALKLKEKFGGEVTVVGLGPKRVTESIRTALAMGADKGVLIVDDALQGSDSLGVAKALAAAIKDMPHDLIFAGQRGVDEDLGVVGAFLAEFLGIPHVALAVKVEVAEDGKSAKVHRPVEGQTLVVETSFPALITAQKGLNEPRYASLPGIMKAKKKPLAEKSLADLGLDPAGFGESARKLKIVKLTPPPERKAGKIVEGETPAEKAAALAKLLRDEAKVI is encoded by the coding sequence GTGAACATTATTGTATGCTTGAAACAGGTGCCTGATACCGAGACGCAGATCAAGATCGCAGCGGATGGGAAAGGGATCGTGGCCGACGACATCAAATGGGTAATGAACCCCTACGACGAGTTCGGGGTCGAGGAGGCTCTGAAACTCAAGGAGAAGTTCGGAGGAGAGGTCACGGTTGTCGGGCTTGGACCCAAGCGGGTGACCGAGAGCATCCGCACCGCCCTGGCGATGGGCGCCGACAAAGGTGTTCTGATTGTCGACGATGCATTGCAGGGGAGCGATTCACTGGGGGTTGCCAAGGCCTTGGCCGCCGCCATCAAAGATATGCCTCATGACCTGATTTTCGCCGGGCAGCGCGGCGTCGACGAAGACTTGGGGGTGGTCGGCGCGTTTCTGGCCGAGTTCCTGGGCATTCCGCACGTGGCGTTGGCGGTGAAGGTGGAAGTTGCCGAGGATGGGAAGAGCGCCAAGGTGCACAGGCCGGTGGAAGGGCAGACGCTCGTGGTCGAGACGTCGTTTCCGGCGTTGATTACGGCGCAGAAAGGGTTGAACGAGCCCCGGTATGCATCTCTGCCTGGTATCATGAAGGCCAAGAAGAAGCCGCTTGCAGAGAAATCCCTGGCCGACTTGGGATTGGATCCGGCTGGATTCGGCGAAAGTGCCAGAAAACTGAAAATCGTGAAGTTGACCCCGCCGCCCGAGAGAAAAGCGGGCAAGATCGTTGAGGGCGAAACTCCGGCCGAGAAGGCTGCCGCTTTGGCGAAGCTTTTGCGCGACGAGGCCAAGGTGATTTAG